The DNA segment GCAGCTGCTGGAACTCTCCACCCCTGTCGTGCGCCTGTGGCAGCACGTGCTCGCCGTGCCGCTGATCGGGACGCTCGACACCGCCCGCACGCAGGTGATCATGGAGAACCTGCTGCAGGCGATCCAGGACCACGAGGCGCTCGTCGCCATCATCGACATCACCGCTGTCCCCACCGTGGACACCGCTGTCGCGCAGCATCTGATGCAGACCGTCAACGCGGTGCGTCTCATGGGCGCCGACTGCGTCATCAGCGGCATCCGTCCGCCCATCGCCATGACGATCGCGCAGCTCGGCATCGACCTGTCCACCATCATCACCAGGGGGACGCTGTCCGACGCCCTGTCCGAGGCGATCCGGATCACCGGCAACGCGTCGCCGCAGAGCGAAGGGCAAGCGGTCCGATGAGTACCCCGACGGCAGGTGTGCCGATCCTGCGCCTGGGAGACGTGCTGGTCACCGGAGTGCTCGATGAGCTGGACGACAAGGCAGTCCGGCTCTTCGCCGACGAGCTGACCGCGCGGATCGCCGCGGACGAGGCCCGGGGTGTGCTCATCGACATCTCCCGGCTGGAGCTCATCGACTCCTTCGTCGCCCGCATGCTGACCGAACTGACCACCATGGCGAGGCTGCTGGGCGCGCGGGTGATCGTGGCCGGCATGCGGCCTCCCGTCGCGATCACCCTGGTCGAACTGGGCCTGCAACTGGCCGGGGTGGAAACTGCCCTCAACGCCGAACAGGGCATGGCATCGCTCGGCTGGCACCAGAACCCACAGCTCCCCGAAGGGGGGCCCCATGACACTTTCCGCTGAACACGCCGGCGCCCCGGCGACCCGTCACCGCCCTGCGGACGACGCGGGCGGACCGTCCACGTTCCCGGTACGCACGGAGGAGGACCTGCTGGCGACCCGCCACGCCGTACGCGCCGCCACCCTGGCCGCCGGATTCGGCATCGTCGACCAGACGCGGGTGGTCACGGCCGCCAGTGAACTGGCCCGCAACGCCTACATCCACGGCGGTGGCGGCTCACTCACCGTCGAGCACGTCCACCAGTCCCGCCGCCGCGGTCTGCGGCTGGTCATCAGGGACAACGGTCCCGGTATCGCGGACCTGCAGCGCGCGCTCACCGACGGCTACACGACGGGCGCGGGACTGGGGCACGGCCTGGGAGGTGCGCGGCGGCTGATGCACGAGTTCGACGTCCACACCGATCCGGGCGGGGGAACCACGGTGACGGCGACCCGATGGATGGCTCCGTGACGGGGTCACCCGCGGTGCCGACGGCGCAGATCCGGATCGATCACTACAGCGCCGTCGACCTCGCCGCCGCGGCAGCCCGCACGCTCGCCCGGACGTGCCGGATGTCCGGAGCCCTGCCGGAGCAGGCCGCGGTCCTCGCATCCGAGCTCGCCAGCAACCTCGACAAGCACGCGAGCGACGGCACGCTCTACCTCCAGCCGCTGCTGCTCGGCGGCGGCCTGGAAATCCTGGCTGCCGACTGCGGGCCCGGCATGGCCGACCTCCGGCAGGCCCTCACGGACGGCTACACCACGACGGCCACGCTGGGCGCGGGACTCGGGGCGGTCAGCCGCATCGCGACGGACTTCACCATCCGTACCCAGGTCGACACCGGCACGCTGGCCTGCGCCCGGCTCTCCGCACCCGGCGGTGCGGACGTACGCCAGGACATCGGCTCGCTCTGCCTGCCCGTCGAGACCGAAAAGGACTGCGGCGACGCCTGCGCCGCCGCCGACACGGCGGACGCCCGTACGGTCGTCGTCGTCGACGGCCTCGGCCACGGCTCCCCGGCGGCCGAGGCCGCGCAGACAGCCCTGCGGGTCTTCCAGCGGGCGCCGGACCGCCCGCTGCCCGACACCCTCACCGCCATGCACCGTGCCCTGCGCCACACCCGGGGCGCGGCCGTCGGCATGCTGCGCCTGCGGTCCGGGCACGCCGAGTACTGCGGTATCGGCAACGTCCGCGCCTCGGTCCTGTCCCAGGACACCGTCCACCACCGGCTGAGCGGCCAGCCGGGCGTCGTCGGCCTCACCCTGCCCACCCCCCGGACACACCGCATCGCCCTGGAGCCGGGCGCCGTGCTCGTACTCCACTCCGACGGCATCGACGAGCGCTGGACACACGCCCCGTCCCGCTTCCTGCTGCGCCTTCCACCTGCCCTGCTGGCCGTGGCCCTGGCCCACAACCACCGGCGCATCCGCGACGACGCGGGCGTCGTCGTCGCCAGAGCCCCTGGACACCCCCATGCCTGAGGAAACCCGCGACGCCATGGAAGAAGAGCTGCGGGCGGCTCTCGCCCGCGCGGACGCCTTCGAGGCCGAACACCGGCGTCTCAAGCACGAACTCGCCGAGACCAACAGCGGAGTCCTCGCCCTCTACGTCCAGCTCGAAGAACGCGACGAGCAGCTCCGCAGGGCCCACGGCCGGATCCTCCAGGAACTGGAGGACGCGCTGCGCCCGCAGCCGATCCAGGTCGACGGCCTCGAACTCGCCGTCCACTACGAACCGGCGGACACCGGCGCCCCCACCGGCGGGGACCTCTACGACTGGCTGGCCCTGCCGGACGGCACGGTCCACATCACCGTCGTGGACGCCCTCGGCCACGGCATCACCAGCACCCGCAGCGCCCTGAACGTCACCCATGCCGTACGCACACTCGCCCTGGAGGGCCACCCCCTCCAGTCGATCATCGCGCGCACCAACGAGATCCTCATGCCCCTGGACCGCGAACTGATGGCCACGGTGCTGCTCGCCCGGCTCGACCCCGCGACGGGCGAACTCCGACTGGCCAACGGCAGCCACCCGCCGGCCCTGCTCGTACGGACCGACGGGACTTCCGAGTACCTCGAAGCCCGCGGCCGGGGCATCGGCTATCCGCTGCCCGGCAGCGAGGACATCTGCCACGCCCGGCTGAACCGGGGGGACCTGCTCGTCCTCTACACCGACGGTCTCACCGAGAGCCGCAGAGACCCGCTGGAGGGCGAGGTCCGCCTCCGCGCCGCGGCCGGCCGGCACCTGGGCAGGCCCATAACGGAAATCCCCGGAGCCATCGCGAGCGACATGCTCACGGTCGTGCTCCATCCCGACGACACACTGGCCCTCACGGCACGGATCAGCGGCCCGGATCAACAACTGGGCGACTGCTGAACGGAGTTGCGGTCGCGGGGCCGTCGGCGCGACGCGGAGGCCGGGCCTTCGGGGGCTCGATCGCGAGGGCGTGGCGGAACACGTCGCGTGGGTCCCAGCGGGACTTCACCCGCTGGAGCCGCGGGTAGTTGCCCTTGTAGTACAGGGTGTGCCACGGCACTCCGGAGGTGTTCCACGCGGGGTCGGCCAGGTCGGTGTCGGGGTAGTTGATGTAGGAACCGTCGCTGGTCCTGCCCGGTACGGGAACACCTCCGGTGTCCCGGTACACGTCGCGGTAGAAGTCCCGGACCCAGGCGAGGCCGGCCGCGTCGTCGGTCGCGTCGGCCCAGACGGTGTGGAAGTCGGCCTTCATGACCGCGTCGCGCTGGGCCACCGCGGTCGCCGTCGGCCGGACCGTGTTCACCTGGCCCCCGTACCCGATCAGTTCCAGGGATCCGTCCGGGGTGCCGGTGGAGTTCGTCAGATGCCGGTACACCGTGGTGAGTTGGGGGCCGGTGAACGAACGGCGCAGATAGGCGGCCTTGATCTTGTACCGGCGGGTGATCACGTCGCCCGCCTCGCCCGCGCCCGGCCAGGTGATCGGGTGCAGCCACGGCACGGTCCGCCGGGCGTCGACCGCCGGCTCGGCTCCGGTGCCGGCGGTGACCGCGGACACGAAGCCCGTCACCAGGTCGTTCGCGCCCGGGACGTCCGCGTCGATCTGGACGATCATGCGGAAACTCCCCGCGCTGCGGTGCGCCGCCTGAAGGATCGCGTACAGGTTGGCCTGCGGCGTGCCGGCCGCGCTGTGCTGTTCGTGCCAGACCCCGAAATTGCGCAGCAGCCCGGTGAACGCCTTCTCGGTCATCCGCTCGTCCCACGCCCAGCCGACCACGCACTCCAGGAGCCGCGCGGGTGCGGCCGGCAGCAGCTGGGAGGGGTCGGACCCGGTGGCGCCCGGAGCGCGCAGCCAGTACTTGGTGACGACCCCGAAGTTGCCGCCACCGCCGCCGGTGTGCGCCCACCAGAGGTCGTGGTGCGGATCGTCCGGGTCGCGGGTGGCGACCACCGTGCGTACGGTGCCGTCGCCGTCGACGACCACCACCTCCACACCGTGGAGATGGTCCACCACGGAGCCGTACCTGCGGGAGAGCGGGCCGTACCCGCCGCCGCAGAAGTGACCGCCCGCCCCGACCTCCGGGCAGCCGCCCGCGGGAATCGTCACGCCCCACCGCGTGAACAGCGTCCGGTACACCTGGCCCAGCGTCGCCCCGGGCCCGACCACGAACGCGCCCCGTTCGCCGTCGTAGCCGACGCCGTTCATCGGCGACAGGTCCAGCAGCAGACGCACGGCCGGGTCGGCGGTGAAGCCCTCGAAGCAGTGCCCGCCGCTGCGCACCGCGAGCCGGCGGCCGGTCCGCACCGCCCCGGACACCGCGTGCACGACCTCTTCGGTCGACGCGGCCACGCAGATCTCGTCCGGGCGTCCCACGAAACGCCAGTTGTCGCCGCGCAGCAGACTCCCGTACCGGGCGTCAGCCGGCCGGACCGATACCGGCCCGGCCGGCCGGGCCCTTCCCGCGGCGGTGGCGGCGCCCGCTGTCCCGCCCGCGGCCAGTGCCGTGACCGTCCCGCCGGCGGCCAGGGCTCCCGCGGCGGCGAACAGCCCACGTCGGTCCACCCCGGTGCGGTTCGGTTCGGCGCGGCTCGCCCCGGTGCGGTGCGGCTCGGCGCGGTTCGGCTCGTCCATCTGTGACCTCCCACATCGGCGCGGTTCTCGTCCCTGGCCCGCACTGGCCCCGTTCCGGATCGTAGACATGCGTCGGCGCACCGCCGGGCTGCCCGACCAGGAAGAATGGCATCTGTCATCCGTGCGTGTTACTTTTCGACCATGCGGTCGAAAAAGAGTGTAGCCGGTCAGGACGAAGGAACGTTCGTGAACCGGGCCCGTCGGCTCCAGTTCGTCGAGTGCGCGATCGACGGCCTGGTCGAGCTGGGGTACGCGGCGACCACGATCGCCGAGGTCGCCCGGCGGGCCGGGGTGTCGAAGAGCGTGGTGCTCTACCACTTCACCTCCCGCTCCGAGCTGATGGAGGCCGTGATGCAGCAGGTGTACGCCGACGCCGTGCCCCCGCTGCGGGCGGCGCGGGAGGCCGCGTCCACCGAGCGCGAGCGCGTCCAGATCTACGTGCGCTCCTCCGTGAACTTCACCTGGACCCACCAGAAGGAGGCGCAGGCCGTGCTGGAGATCAGCCGGAACCTGCGCGACGACGACGGCAGGCTGCGGTACACGAGCCAGGGCAATGACGGCCTCGTCGCCGTCGCCCAGAAGCTGCTTGAGGCGGGCCAACAGGCGGGTGAGTTCGGGGAGTTCGACACCTGGACGGCGGCGGTACTGCTGCGGGCGACCATCGACGCGCTCTCCGAGCAGTTCATGACCAACCCGGACCTGGACGGTCCCGAGGTGGCCGAGCACCTGGTGCGGCTGATCGACCGGATGATCCCGGCGGCCCGTACGGAATGACCCCGGGTCGGCGCCCGGCGGCACCTCTCAGCCGGGCGGAACCCGACCGGACCCAGAGACCTCAAGGAGGTCGAGCACCATGAACACCCCCAGTTCCCGGAGCCTGGAGCAGCCTCGTACCAAGGAGGCGTTCCGGAGAATCAAGCTGCTGGTCGGCACCTACCTCGGCGTGAGCGTGCTGACGCTCCTGGCGGTCGTGCTGCTGCGCAACGACCACGCGGCGGTGAACTCCGCGGTGTGGATCCGCGGATCCATCGTGGCCGTCAGCTCCGTACTGCTCTACGCCTTCGCCGTCCGCGCCGCGCGCGGCGCCCGGGGAGCCTGGCGCCGCCTGACGGTGATCTCGTCCGTGATGGTCGCGGTCATCGTCGTCATCATCGCGCTGCCCGGGGGCTTCCCCGAGTGGATGAAGATCGAACAAGGCGTCTGCGGACTCCTGCTCATCGGAGTCGTGGGCTACGCCACCACGCTGCGCCCGGTGTTCAGCCGCAGCCGGGCCTGACGAGCCCGGTGGCCCCCCGGCGTCCCCTCTCACGCAGTCGCGCCGTGGCGACGTGGATCCTGAAGGTGCAGGGGACCTGCCCGTCCGGCGCCGTCATCTCCCTCACCTCGGCGAAGAAGGCGGCCCGCAGGCGCTCCATGGTGGCCCGGTCGAGGGGCCCGAGGTCGTACAGGCCGGACACGGAGGCCCATACCTGCTCCGCCGGACCACTCAGATCGATGGGAACGGTCTCCCAGTCCACCGCTGCGAAGCCCGCCGGCCCGAGGATGCCGTCGAGCCCCTCGCGCCCGCGTGTCCGCCGGTCTCCCAGTGGCGGAATGCGCCGCGACGCCGGCAGCTCCTCGATCGTGGAACGCAGCAGTCCGATGAAGCGCTCGTACGCCTCGCCGCCCAGCGGCCCTGCTCCCACCACACAGGCCAGCACCCCTCCGGGAGACAGCACGCGGGCGATCTCGGCCACGACCTGTTCGATCTCACCCATCAGTATCAGGGCCATGTGGGAGACACAGGCGTCGAAGCTCTCGTCGGCGAAGGGGAGTTGCTGGCCCGCGCCTCTTCCAGCCTCGCCCCCGACAGCGCCGGCCTGCGCCGCGCCAGCGCCAGTGACTCCGGAGACAGGTCCACCCCCGCGAGCTGTCTCCCGTCGGTCCGGGCCAGGCACTCCAGCAGCAGTCCGTCGCCACAGCCGAGGTCCAGTACACGCCTGCTTCCGGCCACCCGGTCGCACAGGATCTCGTAACTGGACCGGCCGTCCGGGGCCCGGCCGCCGCCGAACGCCTCGGCGGTCACCGCCGGGTGCTCGGCGTGGAAGGCCTGCAGGAATGCCTCCTGCGATGCGGTGGTCGTCACCCGCCCAACCTACGGCGTCCACCAACCGCGTGGCCGTCCGGTGGAGTTCTCAGCAGTACGCCCAGTTCCGTGCGGGACCGGACGCCCAGCTTGCGGTAGATCCTGGTGAGGCTCGACTCCACCGTCTTCACCGCCAGGAACAGGCTGGTGGCGACCTCCCGGTTGGTCGAGCCCGCGGCGACCATGGTGGCGATCCGGTGCTCGATGCCGGTCAGCGCGGGGACGGGGGAGTCCGCGGTGCGGCCGTGCGGGCCGCCGGCGGGGGGTTCGATCCGGGACAGTTCGGCCGTCGCCTGGCGCAGCCAGGGGTGCGCGGCGCACTCCCGGAAGACCGTCGCCGCCTGGTGCCAGGCGGTGGCCGCCGCTGTGGTGTGCCGCTGGCGCCATTCGACGGTGCCCAGTGCCAGCA comes from the Streptomyces sp. NBC_01471 genome and includes:
- a CDS encoding SpoIIE family protein phosphatase, giving the protein MTGSPAVPTAQIRIDHYSAVDLAAAAARTLARTCRMSGALPEQAAVLASELASNLDKHASDGTLYLQPLLLGGGLEILAADCGPGMADLRQALTDGYTTTATLGAGLGAVSRIATDFTIRTQVDTGTLACARLSAPGGADVRQDIGSLCLPVETEKDCGDACAAADTADARTVVVVDGLGHGSPAAEAAQTALRVFQRAPDRPLPDTLTAMHRALRHTRGAAVGMLRLRSGHAEYCGIGNVRASVLSQDTVHHRLSGQPGVVGLTLPTPRTHRIALEPGAVLVLHSDGIDERWTHAPSRFLLRLPPALLAVALAHNHRRIRDDAGVVVARAPGHPHA
- a CDS encoding TetR/AcrR family transcriptional regulator, translated to MNRARRLQFVECAIDGLVELGYAATTIAEVARRAGVSKSVVLYHFTSRSELMEAVMQQVYADAVPPLRAAREAASTERERVQIYVRSSVNFTWTHQKEAQAVLEISRNLRDDDGRLRYTSQGNDGLVAVAQKLLEAGQQAGEFGEFDTWTAAVLLRATIDALSEQFMTNPDLDGPEVAEHLVRLIDRMIPAARTE
- a CDS encoding ATP-binding protein, which gives rise to MTLSAEHAGAPATRHRPADDAGGPSTFPVRTEEDLLATRHAVRAATLAAGFGIVDQTRVVTAASELARNAYIHGGGGSLTVEHVHQSRRRGLRLVIRDNGPGIADLQRALTDGYTTGAGLGHGLGGARRLMHEFDVHTDPGGGTTVTATRWMAP
- a CDS encoding STAS domain-containing protein gives rise to the protein MSTPTAGVPILRLGDVLVTGVLDELDDKAVRLFADELTARIAADEARGVLIDISRLELIDSFVARMLTELTTMARLLGARVIVAGMRPPVAITLVELGLQLAGVETALNAEQGMASLGWHQNPQLPEGGPHDTFR
- a CDS encoding FAD-binding protein translates to MDEPNRAEPHRTGASRAEPNRTGVDRRGLFAAAGALAAGGTVTALAAGGTAGAATAAGRARPAGPVSVRPADARYGSLLRGDNWRFVGRPDEICVAASTEEVVHAVSGAVRTGRRLAVRSGGHCFEGFTADPAVRLLLDLSPMNGVGYDGERGAFVVGPGATLGQVYRTLFTRWGVTIPAGGCPEVGAGGHFCGGGYGPLSRRYGSVVDHLHGVEVVVVDGDGTVRTVVATRDPDDPHHDLWWAHTGGGGGNFGVVTKYWLRAPGATGSDPSQLLPAAPARLLECVVGWAWDERMTEKAFTGLLRNFGVWHEQHSAAGTPQANLYAILQAAHRSAGSFRMIVQIDADVPGANDLVTGFVSAVTAGTGAEPAVDARRTVPWLHPITWPGAGEAGDVITRRYKIKAAYLRRSFTGPQLTTVYRHLTNSTGTPDGSLELIGYGGQVNTVRPTATAVAQRDAVMKADFHTVWADATDDAAGLAWVRDFYRDVYRDTGGVPVPGRTSDGSYINYPDTDLADPAWNTSGVPWHTLYYKGNYPRLQRVKSRWDPRDVFRHALAIEPPKARPPRRADGPATATPFSSRPVVDPGR